The sequence CCTGGTTTTTGCTGCCCAAATTCCTAGGCCAGAGGAAAGAATTATTGGAGGCCATTATATTCCCATCGAATATGTTCCTTGGCAAGTGTCATTGTTAAATAATATGGTACTCCGCTGCGGTGGAAGTATACTTAGCGATCGGGTTATCCTTACTGCTGCTCATTGTGTTTTTAACGTAACGATTGAGGATTTATCGGTTCGCGCTGGATCATCGCATTGGGGAAAAGGTGGTCAAGTGGTGAAGGTTCTGAAAGCCATACCCCATGAGCAATATTGTCACTCTTGCTCTGTTAACGACGTTGCTGTGCTGATTTTGGAATCACCCCTCAAGTTCAGTGCTGATGTACAGAACATAGCTCTAGCTGAAAAACCTTCTCAGGCTGGAAATATTACCTTGGTCTCCGGATGGGGAGTTACTCTCGAAGGCGCAAATTTCTCTTGGCCTATTCTACAAGGCGTCCATGTGACTATACTTGATCCCACTGAATGTAAGAGATCTCATGGTGAGGACGTTATTTGTGCCGACGCTGTTGAAAGGGACGTATGTAACGGCGATTCCGGCGGACCTTTGGTAAGCTTACCGGATCGGAAGCTCATTGGAATAGTTTCCTGGGGATATGGTTGTGCCCGTAAAAACCCTGGAATCTATGCAGATGTTGTTTTCTTCCGCAACTGGCTTAGTAGTACAATTAATGAAAATCTCAATTCAAGTACCGACGAATGTTAAATATTAGTTTGTACGCAAACAAAATGGGAAGTCTCTATCTTCtccaataaataaaatgaatattttcTGAAGAAATACATTATTACTAAAATTTAAAcgatttaaaatttaaacgAGTTGTAGGATCTTAAATAGTTTATCTATCCTTAGAATCTTCATACAGATTTTCAGTTGATTTGATAGGAACTGATCTTTGTCAGAGGTTTGTAGAGTTTGAACCTCTTAGAGCTCTTGGATTTTAGAAAGAGACACCTGGCCACAGTGCTGTTTAGCTCAATTCCCTTACAGATATTGCACACTTGAGTTGGAGAAGGCCTCACCTGGTTGTTATTAGCTGCAAGGGTAAATAATTTAAGTAAGATTAACCCCAATCACCAAAAAAAATCGATTCGTACGATAAGGCTCGAAGCATCCGATGGGCTCTATTCTCCAGTTGATTTTCTGATCCCATGACGTGGGCAGTGGCTGTGGGAATCCGATTATGCAGATGCTTTTAACATCCTGGTTACCTTCGAATATATGGCCATCTCCCTGCGGACCCTGCAGCTCGTTCCCCACCAGTTTTTTCGAGGAAAAGAGCACGCAATACAAGGTGACACTTCCATAGGCTCCTCCTTGGCTCTGATTTTAGGTTACATTGCGGGGTTCCGGGAAGTCAAAGTTAACGAACTCGTCTTGTTTGTTGGCCAGTGGTCGCCATCCCAACTTGTATGGGAATTGGAGAAGGATCAGAAGACCCTTATTGCTGTCCAGCTGTGAGGAAAGCCAGATGCTGCTGGAGGAAAACTGGTGCGTTTGCAGTACTCCACTGTCCACGCCCAGATGATTCTTACAAATCAGATCATCGATCGGCGGGCGAGTGGGCCAAGTTGTAAGGATTATTTCCGGCAGAAGTGTGCTTTGATCTCAAGGTGGTACTATGCactttgaaaataaaataaaaacaaggaagaacgctatagtcgagtacctcgactatcagatacccgttactcagctatatggagatatgcaagcagcaaagcgagattaaaatgcgccacctaccggcggtatacagatttaagcgttatgggcgttagagtgggcgtggcaaatttttttttggatcaatcgataggtatcgacgagaccaatacatttcagttaaaattttttatctagcatgaaaattgtgggcgtcacaggttttcgcggtttgtgggcgttaaagtgggcgtggcaaacttttttttgggtcaatcgataggtattgatgagaacaatacatttcagttaaaatttttattctagcatcaaaactgtaggagccacagttttgggcggtttgtgggcgttagagtgggcgtggcactgtgctgaaacaaacttgcgctgcgcaggaatctcaggaatctgcgtgcctaatcccagtattgtaactctcatagtttccaagatctcagcgttcatacggacagacggacagacggacagacggacagacggacagacggacagacggacagacggacagacggacatggctagatcgactcggctagtgatcctgatcaagaatatatatactttgtggggtcggaaacgcttccttctgcctgttacatactttccgacgaatatagtatacccttttactctacgagtaacgggtataaaaatggggGTGTCCGACTGTCTGTTCGTGCGTATGAATGCTGTgatttcggaaactataaaatcTAGTTAAGTTTAAGCATGCAGAATCTAGAGaatcctgcgcagcgcaagtttaattcagcaaagtgccattcccattctaacgcccacaaaccgcccaaaactttaCTGATATCATATCTGCGTCTCCCTTGCGCTTCCCCAAGCCGAGTTACGGGTAGTTGATAGTCGGTGCACCCGAcaatagcgttcttccttgtgtCAAGAATAATCATGGTCACAGCACCTACTTTAAAAACTTACAAAATGTAGCTTTTTAACCAAAGACTCTAATAATATGATAAGGGTAGAAAGCCTGCCAAAAATAGTTCGCCAGTAATTACTTTaaatagataaaaattttattgtttattttattttcagaacgaattattattatattattgaACCAAAAATAGTCAGttacaaaatgaaaaaagataagttctccattaaCTCTCTAACTTATAGACTCTGGCTATATTTAGGATTGCTTAGGGCTTGACACCagaaaattgtataaaagaGTGGCACAACTTTCATTTCAGACATCGGGAACTTGAGTCAAACAAAGCTAAGATGTTCTTCAAGTTCATAGTTTTCTCAGCAATTGCTATCCTGGCTTCCGCTGCTCGAATCCCTGAGCCAGAGGAAAGGATTGTCGGAGGCCACCATATTCCCATCGAATACGTTCCTTGGCAAGTGTCACTGTTGAATAATGGGCTACACATCTGCGGGGGAAGTATACATAGCGATCGGGTTATCCTTACTGCTGCTCATTGTCTTATCTACGTAACCATTGAGAATTTATCGGTTCGAGCTGGATCTTCGCACTGGAGTAAAGGTGGTCAAGTGGTAAAGGTTTTGAAAGCCATATCCCATCctaaatacataaaatatcCTGCATTGCCGTATGACGTTGCTGTGCTGATTTTGGAGTCACCCCTCAAGTTCAATGCGAATGTACAGAAAATCGTTCTAGCTGAAGAAACTCCTGAGGGTGGAACTATGAGCTTGGTCTCCGGATGGGGAGATACTCTTGAAGGCGCAAATTTTCCTTGGCCCATTCTGCAAGGCGTCCATGTGACCATACTTGATCCCACTGAATGTAAGAGATCTCATGGTGAGGACGTTATTTGTGCCGATGCTGTTGAAAGGGACGTATGTAACGGCGATTCCGGCGGACCTTTGGTTAGCTTACCGGATCGAAAGCTCATTGGCATAGTTTCCTGGGGAGATGGCTGTGCACAGAAAAACCCTGGAGTCTATGCAGATGTTGTCTACTTCCGCAACTGGTTGAATAGTACAATTAATAAGAACCTCAACTAAAATACCGAcgaatattaaatattaatgtGTACATAAACAATATATGAAGTCTCTATCTtcttcaataaataaaaaaatattttctgaaCAAATAcgttattaataataatttaaacgaTTCAATGGCGAATTTTTaggatttttaattaatttgataGGAACTAATCTTTGTCAGAGATTTGGGGAGAACCTCTCCGTGCTCCTGGACTTATAAAATTTTCGAGGCTTCCAAATGTCTTGTACTAAACCTCTAAAATAAGGTTATTTTTCACCAGTTCCAGTTTAACCTGTGGTACCTGCACAAT is a genomic window of Drosophila suzukii chromosome 2L, CBGP_Dsuzu_IsoJpt1.0, whole genome shotgun sequence containing:
- the LOC136117386 gene encoding trypsin alpha — protein: MFFKCIILLSIAVLVFAAQIPRPEERIIGGHYIPIEYVPWQVSLLNNMVLRCGGSILSDRVILTAAHCVFNVTIEDLSVRAGSSHWGKGGQVVKVLKAIPHEQYCHSCSVNDVAVLILESPLKFSADVQNIALAEKPSQAGNITLVSGWGVTLEGANFSWPILQGVHVTILDPTECKRSHGEDVICADAVERDVCNGDSGGPLVSLPDRKLIGIVSWGYGCARKNPGIYADVVFFRNWLSSTINENLNSSTDEC
- the LOC108008146 gene encoding trypsin alpha-like — protein: MFFKFIVFSAIAILASAARIPEPEERIVGGHHIPIEYVPWQVSLLNNGLHICGGSIHSDRVILTAAHCLIYVTIENLSVRAGSSHWSKGGQVVKVLKAISHPKYIKYPALPYDVAVLILESPLKFNANVQKIVLAEETPEGGTMSLVSGWGDTLEGANFPWPILQGVHVTILDPTECKRSHGEDVICADAVERDVCNGDSGGPLVSLPDRKLIGIVSWGDGCAQKNPGVYADVVYFRNWLNSTINKNLN